The DNA segment CGGGACGACATTGCCCGGCACTACCAGGCGGCGTTCGGCGATATTCTCTGGTAAAGGAAACATCATGATGTCCTATCGATTGCTTGCCATCGCATGTGCTGCCGCAGCCACGGTGGCCCTCACCGGCTGCGCCGGAAGCCAGTCCGGCTCGGCCTATTCCCGCTCGCAAACGCGGGGCGAAATGAACGTGCGCATGGGTGTCGTCGAGTCCGTGCGGCAGGTGACCATCGAGGGTACCCAGAGCGGTACCGGCGCCGTGGCCGGCGGCGTCATCGGCGGCATCGCGGGCAGCAACGTCGGTCAAGGCAAGGGTTCCACGGTGGGCTCGGTGCTCGGCGCCGTGCTCGGCGGCGTGGCGGGGCAAGCCATCGAGGAAAAGGCCACCAAGAAGGACGGGCTGGAGATCACCATCAAGCTGGACACAGGGAAAATCATCGCCGTGACCCAGGAAGCCGACGACCAGTTTCGCGTTGGCGAGCGGGTGCGGATATTGTCAGGGAACGGGGTGACGCGGGTCTCGCATTGACGCGGCGCTAGTGGTAGCGCGATTCAGGTACTGATACCCTGGTTTTCGCACCACTGTTGCCAGCGCCACGCATCGACGCACATCTGCTCCAGCCCCCTCTTCGATTTCCAGCCCAGTAATTCGTCTGCCAAGCCGGGATCGGCCCAGCACTGGGCGATGTCGCCGGCGCGGCGCGGTCCGATCTTGCAGGGAATGCTGCGCTGGCTAGCCTGCTCGAAGGCCTTGACCATATCCAGGACTGAATAGCCTCTCCCCGTACCAAGATTCGCGGTGAGCAGGCCACCCAAACGATTGAGGTAATCGAGCGCAGCAACGTGGCCTTCGGCCAGATCGACCACGTGGATGTAGTCGCGCACACCGGTGCCGTCCGGTGTGGGGTAATCATTACCCCAGATGTTGAGGAATTCTCTCTTGCCTATAGCCACCTGGGCAACAAAGGGCATCAGATTATTGGGCATGCCCCGCGGATCCTCGCCTATCAGACCAGACTCGTGCGCACCCACCGGGTTGAAGTAGCGCAGGCGGGCGATGCGCCAATCGGACTCTGCATTGTGGAGATCAGCGAGAATATCCTCGATGATCAGCTTGCTGCGTCCGTAGGGATTCGTCGCCGACCGCTGAGAGTCTTCGCGGATCGGTACGCTCGCCGGATCGCCATACACTGTGGCGGACGAGGAAAAGACCAGAGTCTTGACTTCCGCCCGACGCATGGCGGCCAACAACTGGAGGGTGCCATTTACGTTGTTGTCGTAGTACTCGAGCGGTCGCGCGACGGAGTCGCCCACTGCCTTGAGGCCGGCGAAATGCATCACTGCCGTGATCGGGTGGCGATCAAAAATCTCGTCGAGGACGACGGAATCACGGACATCGCCCTCGACAAAATCCGGGCGCTTGCCGCACAAGGTTTCGAGCCGGTTGACCACATCGGCGCGGCTGTTGCACAAGTTGTCGAGAATCAGCAGGTCGTGCCCGGCCTCGGTCAGGGCCACGCAGGTGTGTGAGCCGATATAGCCCGTACCGCCGGTGACCAGGATCATGGTGCTGACTTCCAAAAAATGAACGCTGAAATTGCGTGCATGGATTTATCCTCGATTGCCGCCTGTTTCAATCCCAGCCCGAGGGCTTCGCCTGCTGCGGACAGGGCTGGCGCATGATGCGGCGGTCTTCCAGCCGCACCGCCGTCAGGCAGCCGCCCCAGAGGCACCCCGTGTCGAGCGCCAGAAGATTTTTCTCTTGGTGAAAACCCAGGGCCGACCAGTGCCCGCACACAATTTGATGGTCCGCACTCGCCCGCATCGGCGCGGCAAACCATGGTACGCAGCCCGGCGGCCCCTTGTCCGGCGGCGCCTTGGCCCCGGCGGCGCGGAATTCCATGGCGCCGGTAGCTGTCACGTAGCGCATGCGCGTCATCGCATTCACCACCACGCGCAGGCGATCCCAGCCAACGAGATCGTCGCGCCACGCTGCCGGCTCGGAGCCCCACATGTGCGCCAGGAAGTCGCGATAATCGTCTGCCATCAATGCCGCAGAGGTTTCGTCGGACAACGCCTTCGCCTGCGCGACCGTCCAGGTCGACAACAGGCCCGCATGTACCATCGCCCAATCGCCCTCGACATGAAACAGCGGCTGCGATCGCAGCCAAGCCAGCAACTCGTCCCGATCGGTGGCAGCCAGCACCGCTTCGAGCGTATCTTCCTTGTTGGCCTTGCCGTAGCCTTCGGCTTGCATCACCAGATGCAGATCATGATTGCCGAGCACGACCGTCGCCGCGGCGCCGAGCGACTTGACGAAGCGCAGCACCTCGAGCGAAGCAGGGCCGCGATTGACCAGATCGCCGACAAACCAGAGACGGTCGGCGGCCGGATCGAAACTGATATAGTCGAGCAGGCGGCGCAGCGGGTCGTAACAGCCCTGCAGGTCGCCAATTGCATATGTAGCCATAGCGCGGCAGTTTACCTTGAGCCCACATCCCAACCCAAAAATACTGATCATCCGCCGCGACAACATCGGCGACCTGGTCTGCACCACGCCGCTGATCGCCGCATTGCGCCAGCGCTTTCCGGAGGGCTGGCTTGGCGCGCTGGTCAATAGCTACAACGCTCCGGTGCTGGACGGCAATCCGGATCTCGATGAGGTGTTCGTCTATACCAAGGCCAAGCATCGCGGTCAAAACGAGTCGTTGCCGGGAATCCTCTGGCGTCGTCTGATGATGATGCGTCGGCTACGCCGAATGCAGCTCGACGACGTGATCCTTGCCGCGCCGGCGCCACAGCCGCGACTTATCGCGCTCGCGCGGTGGCTGAAACCCAAACGGATTATTGGCTTCGGGGAGAACGGCAGGCTGGATGTATCGCTGCCACTCGACACAGAAGATCGCCACGAAGTCGAGGACGTATTTCGCATCGCGGCGATCTACGGTATCGATGGGCCGCCGCCGCCGTGCCGCATCGTTGCCCCGGCCGGCGTATCGCCAGCGCCGACTCTTACCATCGGTGTCCACATCAGCGCGCGCAAACCCTCGCAGCGCTGGCCGGCGGATCGCTTTGCCGAAACCATGCGGGCGATTGCGGCACAAGGCCCGATACGCTTCATGCTGCTGTGGTCGCCCGGCGCTGAAGACAACCCGCTACACCCCGGTGACGATACCAAGGCGCAGGATGTACTTGAAAGAGTCGGCGCTGGCGCCACGGTGATTTCCAGACCCACGCAAACCCTGCCGGAACTGATCGCCGCCCTGGCTGAATGCGATGCAATGATCTGCGCCGACGGCGGCGCCATGCATATCGGAGCGGGCCTGGGCCTGCCCATCGTCTGCCTGTTCGGCAACTCCGGCGCGGGAAGATGGCGGCCCTGGGGTGTTCCCTATCGCCTGCTGCAGCCGCCGTCCTTCGATGTGGCAGATGTTGGAGTCGACGAAGTCGTCACCGCCTTCAATGCACTGAAGGCTGATATTCCGGCACGCGCGCCTTGAGTCCCTGCTTCACGTCGGCCTCGGTGCGCGACGGCACCGCCAGCCACTGCTCAAGATCGGCAAGCCACTGCGCATCGGGCGTAGCGGATGGCTTGGCAATGCGTAGCTTGGGATGGGGCGTCGGCAAGGTCGACTCGCCATCGGCCAGCAACTCCTCATAGAGTTTCTCGCCGGGGCGCAAGCCGGTAAATTCGATCTTGATCTCATCTTCGGTGAAGCCGGAAAGACGAATCAGGTCGCGTGCCAGATCGACAATCTTCACCGGCTCCCCCATGTCCAAAACGAAGATCTGGCCACCTTCCTGCTGCCGGCTGGCAATCAGGCCCGCCTGCAGCACCAGCTGCGCAGCTTCCGGGATCAGCATGAAGTAACGAATGATGTCCGGATGCGTCACCGTTACAGGCCCGCCTGCCGCAATCTGTTGGCGAAACCGCGGAATCACGCTGCCCGACGAACCGAGTACGTTGCCGAAGCGCACCATGACGAAGCGGGTGGCCGAAGCCTGGGTCTGCACCGCCCGGCATACCACCTCCGCCAGGCGTTTGCTGGCGCCCATGACATTGGTCGGATTCACCGCCTTGTCGGTGGAAATCAGCACGAACTCACTTGTGCCGCTGGCAAGTGCGGCGCGCGCCACGTTCAGCGTGCCCCGCACATTGTTCCTCACCGCTTCCCACGCGTTGGCCGATTCCATCAGCGGCACATGCTTGTAGGCGGCCGCATGGAATACCACGTCAGGCTTGTGTTCGGCGAACACGGCTTCCAGTCTTGAAGAGTCCTTGACGTCGCCGACCACGCAGCACACGGGCTGCCCTGCAAACTCCTGTTCGATGCTGTAAAGCGCAAACTCGGACTGCTCCAGAAACACCAGCTTGGCGGGAGCAAAGCGAATGATCTGCCGGCACAACTCCGAGCCGATGGAACCGCCGGCGCCGGTCACAAGAATCGATTTCCCGGTCAGTTGTTCCTTCAGTCCCTCGTTGTCGAGCAGCACCTGTTCGCGCCCGAGCAGGTCCTCGAGCTCGACCTGCCGCACCTCGGCAGCGGTGACGCGCCCGGACAGCACATCCGCCAGCGCCGGCACGGTCAAAGCCTTGAGCCCCGCACCCACCACCAACTCGACCGCGTGCCGGCGAGCGGATGGCGACGCCGATGGCATCGCAACGATCACTGTCGCCACCTGATGCGCCGCTGCAACCCGCGCCACGCTATCCAGCTGCCCGAGCACGGACACCCCCTGCAATTGCAGGCGCAGCTTGGCCGGATCGTCATCCAGCAAACCCACTGCGCGCCAGCGCTGACTGCCGGCAAGGTCACGCAGCAGCGCGGCGCCGGCGCCACCGGCGCCCATTACGATCACGGGTTCCGCGTTGAACCGGCGCGGAGAAACCAGTTGCCCGTCCCTCCATGCCCGATACAGAAACCGGCTGCCCCCCATGATCAATACCAGCAGCAGGGGATGCAGCACCAGGACCGAGCGCGGAACATCGTTGAGACGCTGGAACATGAGCAATACCGCCGGTATCGCCAAACCCGCCGTACCTGCCGCCAGTGCGATCCGCCGCAAGTCGGGAATGCTGGCGAAGCGCCAGATACCCCGATAGAGCCCGAAGCCGTGAAAAATCACAGCCTGCAGCGGAATTGCCCACAGCAGGTTGTTCCACATCGCCTCCACAAAGCTGGGGGGAATGTCGAAATTGAAGCGCAACGCATAGCCCGCCATCCAGGCAATGGCAGCGGCGCAGAGGTCGTGCAAGGAAGCAGTGAGCGAACGGGGATTCATGATGCCGCAATTCTACCGGCTACCTAATTGAAACTTGAAACGCAGCCCACTTCTACCGATCGCCTCACGCAGTTCCGGCCTTGAACCGAAGCGCAAGAGCCACGAGCGGGATATAGGCGACAACAAGGCCGACGACACCGTCGACGCGCCCGGAGGCAATCGCCATTGCCCACGGCAGTAGCCAGAAAAGGTTCAAGGCGGCAACGGCAAGGGTAACCGGACGATGGGCGCCGAACTCGCGACTGGCATGCTGGTAGGCGTGGCTGCAATGCGCCTCGTAGACCCGCTCGCCTCGCAGCAGTCGGCGAATCAGGGTAACAGTGGCGTCGACGATGAACACCCCGAGCAACACCAGCCAGCACCAGAACAGCACCGGACGAACCATGGCTGCCTGCAACGAGAATGCCCCTAGCATCAAGCCGAGAAATCCGCTGCCGGCGTCCCCCATGAAAATCCTTGCGGGCGGAAAGTTCCACAGCAGAAAGCCCAGGGACGCCGCCGCAAGCAGCGCGGGCAGGCCGGCGGCGTCGCCCATCGGCATGCCCGTCAGCCAGTACACCGCCGTTCCACCAGCGCCGACTGTCAGCGCTTCGACCCCGGCGATGCCATCGATCCCGTCCATGAAGTTGTAAAGATTCAACATCCAGACCAGGTAGAGTGCCGCGAGGACGGCTGCCACCGGTCCAATGTCGACGGCGGCGCCCATCCATTCGAAGCGTGGTATTCCGATCCAGTAGAGAATCCACGCGGCGCAGAAAAAGTGCGCAAGCAACCTCCATCGCGCGGCAATGTGGCCGTGGTCATCGACAAAGCCAACCGCTGCAACGCCCGCTCCACCGACCATCAGCGCGGTTGCGACCGCCGCGGATGCTTCTTCCACCAATATAAAACTTGCCATGAACGCCATGACGATAGCAACACCTCCACCACGCGGTGTCGGTGCGAAATGGGAGCTGCGTTCGTTCGGATGATCCAGGAGTTGCCTATACAAGGCATAGCGTCTCATCAGGCCTGTCAGGACAAAAGACAGTGCGACAACCGCTATCAGAATCCAGCCGGCCTTCAATTCAACACACCATGCTTGCGGTAGAAGTTCTGAAACGCCGTCGTCAGGCGTTCCTCGGAAAACTCTTCAACTGCGCGCGCCCGGGCGGCGGCGCCCATCCTCGAGCGCAGTGGCTGATCCTCGGCCAGTTTGAGCATGCCCAGAACGATCTCCGCAACGTTTCCCGGCTCATGAAGAATACCCGTCACCCCATCAACCACGGCGTCGCTGATCCCGTAGATGCGCGACGCCACGGCCGGCAGTCCGCCAGCCGCCGCTTCTATCAGCACACTGCCGAAGCCCTCGCGATAACTTGGAAGGCAGATCACATCCGAAACAGCCATGCATCGTTCAGGTTGCGATGTAAAGCCGACACGATGCAACCGCTGCCTCAGGGCTTCGGGCAGGTTCGCAATGCGCACGTCGTAGCCATCCTCATCCGGGCCTACCAGCACCAAATGCGCGGAGGAATGGCGGTGCGAGATTTCCGCAAACGCCTGCAACAGGTCGGTGACTCCCTTGTCCCGATTGAGACGCCCGACAAATAAAAAGACGAAATCACCCGTCCCAATCCCAAGGTCCCGCCGGCCTTGTTCTCGTGCCTCAGTATCCGGCGCAAAGCGAAGCGGATCAACGCCGACAACCGAGCCATTGCCGAGGACAGAAATTTTTCCCGCCTTGACGATTCCGTTCGCAATCAGAAAATCCCGCTGCGACAAGGAGTCCGTGAGTACGCTCGTCGCCAGCCGCGCAATGAGCCAATCCATCAGCATCAGGAATCGGCGGGAAAGACCTGCCCGCGTAGCCCAGACCTGTCCGGTGAAAGTGTGGAAGCGAACGGGCACCCCGGCAGCAGCCCCTGCCAGCATCGAAAGCAGCCCGGCCTTGGGCATGATCGAGTGCACGCAGTCGAAGCGACCGGATCTTAAGATGCGCCACAGCTTGAACAGCGCCAGGACATCGGACCCCAGACGTATCCTGCGTGGTATTGCCACTTGCCTGAAACGGACAGCGGAGTCAAACTCTCCATTCGCCAGTTCGGAAACGCCGTCGGCGACGAGCGTTACTTGGCTGCTTTCCGCAATCTTCCGGATATGGGGCCCGA comes from the Sulfuritalea hydrogenivorans sk43H genome and includes:
- a CDS encoding outer membrane lipoprotein → MMSYRLLAIACAAAATVALTGCAGSQSGSAYSRSQTRGEMNVRMGVVESVRQVTIEGTQSGTGAVAGGVIGGIAGSNVGQGKGSTVGSVLGAVLGGVAGQAIEEKATKKDGLEITIKLDTGKIIAVTQEADDQFRVGERVRILSGNGVTRVSH
- the galE gene encoding UDP-glucose 4-epimerase GalE; this encodes MILVTGGTGYIGSHTCVALTEAGHDLLILDNLCNSRADVVNRLETLCGKRPDFVEGDVRDSVVLDEIFDRHPITAVMHFAGLKAVGDSVARPLEYYDNNVNGTLQLLAAMRRAEVKTLVFSSSATVYGDPASVPIREDSQRSATNPYGRSKLIIEDILADLHNAESDWRIARLRYFNPVGAHESGLIGEDPRGMPNNLMPFVAQVAIGKREFLNIWGNDYPTPDGTGVRDYIHVVDLAEGHVAALDYLNRLGGLLTANLGTGRGYSVLDMVKAFEQASQRSIPCKIGPRRAGDIAQCWADPGLADELLGWKSKRGLEQMCVDAWRWQQWCENQGIST
- a CDS encoding symmetrical bis(5'-nucleosyl)-tetraphosphatase — translated: MATYAIGDLQGCYDPLRRLLDYISFDPAADRLWFVGDLVNRGPASLEVLRFVKSLGAAATVVLGNHDLHLVMQAEGYGKANKEDTLEAVLAATDRDELLAWLRSQPLFHVEGDWAMVHAGLLSTWTVAQAKALSDETSAALMADDYRDFLAHMWGSEPAAWRDDLVGWDRLRVVVNAMTRMRYVTATGAMEFRAAGAKAPPDKGPPGCVPWFAAPMRASADHQIVCGHWSALGFHQEKNLLALDTGCLWGGCLTAVRLEDRRIMRQPCPQQAKPSGWD
- a CDS encoding glycosyltransferase family 9 protein; translation: MSPHPNPKILIIRRDNIGDLVCTTPLIAALRQRFPEGWLGALVNSYNAPVLDGNPDLDEVFVYTKAKHRGQNESLPGILWRRLMMMRRLRRMQLDDVILAAPAPQPRLIALARWLKPKRIIGFGENGRLDVSLPLDTEDRHEVEDVFRIAAIYGIDGPPPPCRIVAPAGVSPAPTLTIGVHISARKPSQRWPADRFAETMRAIAAQGPIRFMLLWSPGAEDNPLHPGDDTKAQDVLERVGAGATVISRPTQTLPELIAALAECDAMICADGGAMHIGAGLGLPIVCLFGNSGAGRWRPWGVPYRLLQPPSFDVADVGVDEVVTAFNALKADIPARAP
- a CDS encoding polysaccharide biosynthesis protein, whose protein sequence is MNPRSLTASLHDLCAAAIAWMAGYALRFNFDIPPSFVEAMWNNLLWAIPLQAVIFHGFGLYRGIWRFASIPDLRRIALAAGTAGLAIPAVLLMFQRLNDVPRSVLVLHPLLLVLIMGGSRFLYRAWRDGQLVSPRRFNAEPVIVMGAGGAGAALLRDLAGSQRWRAVGLLDDDPAKLRLQLQGVSVLGQLDSVARVAAAHQVATVIVAMPSASPSARRHAVELVVGAGLKALTVPALADVLSGRVTAAEVRQVELEDLLGREQVLLDNEGLKEQLTGKSILVTGAGGSIGSELCRQIIRFAPAKLVFLEQSEFALYSIEQEFAGQPVCCVVGDVKDSSRLEAVFAEHKPDVVFHAAAYKHVPLMESANAWEAVRNNVRGTLNVARAALASGTSEFVLISTDKAVNPTNVMGASKRLAEVVCRAVQTQASATRFVMVRFGNVLGSSGSVIPRFRQQIAAGGPVTVTHPDIIRYFMLIPEAAQLVLQAGLIASRQQEGGQIFVLDMGEPVKIVDLARDLIRLSGFTEDEIKIEFTGLRPGEKLYEELLADGESTLPTPHPKLRIAKPSATPDAQWLADLEQWLAVPSRTEADVKQGLKARVPEYQPSVH
- a CDS encoding MraY family glycosyltransferase, with the translated sequence MKAGWILIAVVALSFVLTGLMRRYALYRQLLDHPNERSSHFAPTPRGGGVAIVMAFMASFILVEEASAAVATALMVGGAGVAAVGFVDDHGHIAARWRLLAHFFCAAWILYWIGIPRFEWMGAAVDIGPVAAVLAALYLVWMLNLYNFMDGIDGIAGVEALTVGAGGTAVYWLTGMPMGDAAGLPALLAAASLGFLLWNFPPARIFMGDAGSGFLGLMLGAFSLQAAMVRPVLFWCWLVLLGVFIVDATVTLIRRLLRGERVYEAHCSHAYQHASREFGAHRPVTLAVAALNLFWLLPWAMAIASGRVDGVVGLVVAYIPLVALALRFKAGTA
- a CDS encoding glycosyltransferase family 4 protein, giving the protein MARTDTRVCFVSTIAWPLRVYIGPHIRKIAESSQVTLVADGVSELANGEFDSAVRFRQVAIPRRIRLGSDVLALFKLWRILRSGRFDCVHSIMPKAGLLSMLAGAAAGVPVRFHTFTGQVWATRAGLSRRFLMLMDWLIARLATSVLTDSLSQRDFLIANGIVKAGKISVLGNGSVVGVDPLRFAPDTEAREQGRRDLGIGTGDFVFLFVGRLNRDKGVTDLLQAFAEISHRHSSAHLVLVGPDEDGYDVRIANLPEALRQRLHRVGFTSQPERCMAVSDVICLPSYREGFGSVLIEAAAGGLPAVASRIYGISDAVVDGVTGILHEPGNVAEIVLGMLKLAEDQPLRSRMGAAARARAVEEFSEERLTTAFQNFYRKHGVLN